In Streptomyces sclerotialus, one genomic interval encodes:
- a CDS encoding alpha/beta fold hydrolase: MAERPTIVLLHGGPGADHTLFKPELSAAAGFAQVIYLDQRGSGRSVRCEPRQWTWERWADDAIDFCDALEIERPVLVGSASGGWVALLAAIRHPDRFAGLVLDSVMPGDTYERLEMFERLGGPEARDVALRYWAGDVGDETTDAWERICLPLYSRQPGGDAAGRDRLRRVRWNDDVLDHFRTVLARDFDPWRGLDRLACRTMILAGEQDPVATASAARRFAHRLSHTDVRLHVLADAGHGVFREAPKQSMDLLRDFVVSGHVPRLH, encoded by the coding sequence ATGGCCGAACGGCCGACGATCGTCCTGCTCCACGGGGGACCGGGCGCTGATCACACCCTGTTCAAGCCGGAGCTTTCCGCCGCGGCCGGTTTCGCTCAGGTCATCTATCTGGATCAGCGGGGCAGCGGCCGTTCGGTGCGGTGCGAGCCGCGGCAGTGGACGTGGGAGCGGTGGGCGGACGACGCGATCGACTTCTGTGACGCGCTGGAGATCGAGCGGCCCGTGCTGGTCGGTTCGGCCAGCGGGGGGTGGGTCGCGCTGCTGGCGGCCATCCGGCACCCGGACCGGTTCGCGGGGCTGGTGCTGGACAGCGTGATGCCCGGCGACACGTACGAACGGCTGGAGATGTTCGAACGGCTGGGAGGGCCTGAGGCGCGGGACGTGGCGCTGCGGTACTGGGCGGGTGACGTGGGCGACGAGACGACCGACGCGTGGGAGCGGATCTGTCTGCCGCTGTACTCGCGGCAGCCGGGCGGGGACGCGGCCGGCCGGGACCGGCTGCGCCGGGTGCGCTGGAACGATGACGTGCTGGACCACTTCAGGACCGTGCTGGCGCGGGATTTCGACCCGTGGCGCGGGCTGGACCGGCTGGCGTGCCGGACGATGATCCTGGCGGGCGAGCAGGACCCGGTGGCGACCGCCTCGGCGGCCCGCCGCTTCGCGCACCGGCTGAGCCACACGGACGTACGGCTGCACGTGCTGGCCGACGCGGGGCACGGCGTCTTCCGTGAGGCGCCGAAACAGTCGATGGACCTGCTGCGGGACTTCGTGGTGAGCGGCCATGTGCCGCGACTGCATTGA